Genomic window (Chondrocystis sp. NIES-4102):
ATTAAAGCTCGATTAATAATTGAAGCTACCGCCTGACGTACCTCTAGTTGATTTAGGGGTTCTTGCTGTAAATTAAGCACTAGATAATTAACTACTGTTCCTGATCCTTCTATTACCTGCCATTTATCCCCTGCATTATTGATTAAAGTCTCAATTTGCTGTGGATCAAGGGACTGATAAGCTACTTCTATTTCTCCTGTCTTAAAACTATTAAATAAGTTAGCAGAATTACCTGTATAAACCTGGATGTTAATACCTTTATTAGCTGGCTTCTCCCCCCAGTATTGATCATTAATATCTAAACTAATAGAATCACTCTTAAACTGCGCTAACTTATATTTACCAGTACCTACTAAAATATTAGGGTTAAATTGTCCAGCCCCCAAGGTATAAGCCTGGGGAGAAACAGCACAAGCACCAGGAAAAGCAAGTAAAGCCTCCAAGGCTGCAAATGGTTGAGAGAGAGTAATTTTTAATTCATATTCTCCTGTGGCTTCGATCTTATTAATTACATCTGCTAGTAAAAAAGAAGGTTTCCCACCATTTTCTATAAAGCGTTGTAAGGAAAAGACCATAGCTTTAGCATTAAAAGCAGTCCCATCATGAAATACTACCCCCTGCCGTACAGGAATAGTATAGATTAAGCCATCTGCGCTAATTTTAGGCATTGCTGTTGCCAGCAAGGGTTTAATTTCGGTTGTTCCAACTGCATAGGTATAAAGACTTTCCCCGACGTTATAAACAATGTTTAAACCTGCTAATTCATAATTATCCGCAGGATCGAGGGTGCGAGGTTTGAGGGTAGTTCCTACGGAAATTCGATGATTATCTGTAGTATTAGTAGTTTTTGGTTGAGTTTGATTGCTATTACATCCTACAACTAAAGTAAAACAAACTAAAAATAGGATGATATATTTACTTATTTGGCGTAATTGTTGCCCTAGGTGAAAAAAATTCTTGCTACTACTCATTGCCCAGTAAGATGATTCCAAAGTCTATTTCGCATCATAAAGGGTAATTGATCAGATTACTTTTGTGGCAAGATAAACTGTAAAACTTAACCTAATTGATTTAAATTCTTTCCAAGAGCGATCGCGCTGTCTTGGTTTTTTCAATTTCTCGCTTCAATATTAATGTCTTAGTCTCGATCCTACCTTCATGGGTATTAAGACTCTAAGACTAAAACATTATTTAATGTAGCCAAACATGACAATTATCCTTTAATTTCTGCTTGAAAAGCATCCTTATTTTCAAAAATCTCAAACGCTTTATCTAACTGCGTTAATTCAAACATAATACGTACAGAAGGAGCTAAAGAGCAAATACCAAATCTGCGTCCCAAACTTTCTGATAAACGAAAAGCTTTAATCAAAGCCATTAAGCCTGCACTATCCATAAATTCCACCGCTTCCATATCGACTAATAAAGCGGAATCTACAGAAGATTTTACTTCAGTACTTAAACTTTCTAGAAATTCCGAGGCATTAGCTGCACTAACAAATCCTTCAGGTCGGAAAGTCTTAAACTCGGTACGTAGTTTTGTGCTACTCATTTTTATTGTTTCTCACTCTAGATATTACTTAAAAAATTTACTTTTATGTCCCCAGAATAATCGGTAAATTCACGATTATCTACTATTACAGACCTAACTTTACAAAATCTTGATAAGAAGATGAAGTATTGCTAAATTTTGTTCCTAATGGTGTTTAAAATTAACTAGATTTAATGAGAAAACACACTTCTCTTAATTTGTCTTCTACACCTAAAACCATTTGTTAATTATTACCGATAATCAACACTATACTTTTATAATCAATTTTTAGCTCTTCTATATCAGGGAGATTACTGATCTTTAAATAAAACATCCGTATAAATCTGGTTATTGGTTGTCTTTAACATCGATTTATTATGGTTTAAGTTTCGTAAATAGTTGGTATTATAATTTACTGAATTTTAAAATAGTTACTTGCTTATCTTTAAATTTTATAGTAAATAAGGCTATTACATAAAAGTAAAAAACTAGAGGAAAATTATAACTATAAGCCAAATCATTAATTTAAGTAAATTTTACAATTCTTTATTGTAATATAACTATAGTATTCATATATTTAAAACTTATCTAGATTTGCTTGCCAAACTTGTTGAATAAATTCACTTAAATATTTTTGAGTAGGTATTTTAGAAGTAGATAATTCATGCGCATTATTAAATTCAGCCAAAAATTCAACTACTTCCATATCTAAAGCGGGTCTAAACAAGCTAATTGGCCACAACAAATCAGAACCCGAACTGACATTGATTACTTGTCGAGAATCTTGAGACTGATTATTCTCATAATTTGTTGTGACTATACATACGGGTCTAAACCAACATAATTTTCTTTGAGGAAGCAATTGAATTACTTCACCGTAAAGGCAAGTATCTTGATGTGCCAAACAAAGAATTTGATTCACCTCAAAGTGTAAATCTGATTTACTGGAAACAATTTTATCCATACACAGTTTCTCAAGGAATAGTTAACAGACAATTAAGTTCTATATTTCTAATTCCTTATTTTAAAACTTTCGTCATGACCCAATGTGATGCGAGGCTGACTAAGAAATATATCCCAATTCTTCTAATTTACTATATATTTTAGCAACACTTTCGTCTAATTCTTCAACATCAGTACGACATTCAACTTCAGGATTAGTAGGTGGCTCATAAGGATCATCAATACCAGTAAACTGTTTGATTTCTCCTGCTCTTACTTTTTTATATAATCCTTTAACATCCCTTTCTTCACATACAGATATAGGAGCATTGACAAAAACTTCTACAAATTCTGATATATTGGCTCGCATTTCCTCTCGAATAGAGCGGTATGGACTAATGACAGGGACTAAAACAATTATACCATTGCGTACCAGTAATTTAGCGACAAAGCCAATACGACGTATATTTGTATCTCTGTCTTCTTTAGAAAACCCTAAGTCTTTAGTTAAATTTTCCCTGATTTCGTCTCCATCTAAAACCTCTATTTGATATCCGTGGGATTTTAACTTT
Coding sequences:
- a CDS encoding ABC transporter substrate-binding protein; its protein translation is MSSSKNFFHLGQQLRQISKYIILFLVCFTLVVGCNSNQTQPKTTNTTDNHRISVGTTLKPRTLDPADNYELAGLNIVYNVGESLYTYAVGTTEIKPLLATAMPKISADGLIYTIPVRQGVVFHDGTAFNAKAMVFSLQRFIENGGKPSFLLADVINKIEATGEYELKITLSQPFAALEALLAFPGACAVSPQAYTLGAGQFNPNILVGTGKYKLAQFKSDSISLDINDQYWGEKPANKGINIQVYTGNSANLFNSFKTGEIEVAYQSLDPQQIETLINNAGDKWQVIEGSGTVVNYLVLNLQQEPLNQLEVRQAVASIINRALINERVLKGQAEPLYSLIPTAFSSYKPTFEELYGDANTDRAKELLTKAGYSVENPAIIEIWHPSGSITRGIVADTIKAYAEQALGGMIQFIPNSVESASFFGNLSQGIYPAALADWYPDFLDADNYIQPFLSCAKGSSSLGCEEGVAQSRGSFYYSDRANQLIEQSRREQDASKRQSIFTQLQELVAQDVPYVPLWQTKDYAFAQNTINGVVINPSQNFPFWTIKKQSSTS
- a CDS encoding anti-sigma-factor antagonist produces the protein MSSTKLRTEFKTFRPEGFVSAANASEFLESLSTEVKSSVDSALLVDMEAVEFMDSAGLMALIKAFRLSESLGRRFGICSLAPSVRIMFELTQLDKAFEIFENKDAFQAEIKG
- a CDS encoding adenylyl-sulfate kinase, whose translation is MNQRGVAVWFTGFSGAGKSTIAEALTEKLKSHGYQIEVLDGDEIRENLTKDLGFSKEDRDTNIRRIGFVAKLLVRNGIIVLVPVISPYRSIREEMRANISEFVEVFVNAPISVCEERDVKGLYKKVRAGEIKQFTGIDDPYEPPTNPEVECRTDVEELDESVAKIYSKLEELGYIS